The following proteins are co-located in the Streptomyces bottropensis ATCC 25435 genome:
- a CDS encoding ABC transporter substrate-binding protein, producing the protein MKQRTLWSATVVAWLVALAGCGSASDPDAASGGSKGKLVVWDWKSGDATASSYVEKAKADFAQQHPGVTVEFVAQPFEQYYTLLGAAIQAGKGPDVMLFNGGGQVRDRADSLLPLDEYVRDDRERLAGWEAFTEDGKTYAAPVTLQGHPIYYNKSLYRKAGLDPEQPATSWGEFVANCRTITKATGARCFAQGNKEGIGIQFFLSGLGSGVLSPTEYDDWIAGKRDWSSPAVKRVFSLWKEANDKGLNNDGANSTAMFNDAFAVFQSDKAAHVIGLMSDIGHWKDFAEFLDADNVGVMKSPVVTVGATPSLPYDGGIGYAVAKWTKDPKVAADLVRSLTSTDALKSFYADAGAIAADRTVDVSSGGPAVATIVSEIDRGKPALHVALSSKTADLMGRLSQQLLSGSVTVDAAVEQLAASDQAG; encoded by the coding sequence ATGAAGCAGCGAACACTGTGGTCGGCGACCGTGGTTGCCTGGCTCGTTGCCTTAGCCGGCTGCGGAAGCGCCTCCGACCCGGATGCGGCGTCGGGTGGTTCGAAGGGCAAGCTCGTCGTCTGGGACTGGAAGTCCGGCGACGCCACGGCGTCCTCGTACGTCGAGAAGGCCAAGGCCGACTTCGCCCAGCAACATCCCGGCGTGACGGTCGAGTTCGTCGCGCAGCCGTTCGAGCAGTACTACACCCTCCTCGGGGCCGCCATCCAGGCCGGCAAGGGGCCGGACGTCATGCTCTTCAACGGTGGCGGGCAGGTCCGTGACCGCGCGGACTCCCTTCTGCCGTTGGACGAGTACGTCCGTGATGACAGGGAGCGGCTGGCCGGGTGGGAGGCCTTCACCGAGGACGGCAAGACCTACGCCGCTCCGGTGACTTTGCAAGGGCACCCGATCTACTACAACAAGTCGCTCTACCGGAAGGCAGGGCTGGACCCGGAGCAGCCGGCCACCAGCTGGGGCGAGTTCGTCGCCAACTGCCGGACCATCACCAAGGCGACCGGTGCCAGGTGCTTCGCGCAGGGCAACAAGGAAGGCATCGGTATCCAGTTCTTCCTGTCCGGGCTCGGCTCGGGCGTTCTGTCGCCCACGGAGTACGACGACTGGATCGCCGGCAAACGAGACTGGTCCTCGCCGGCGGTCAAGCGGGTCTTCTCGCTCTGGAAAGAGGCCAACGACAAAGGCCTGAACAACGACGGGGCGAACTCGACGGCGATGTTCAACGACGCGTTCGCGGTGTTCCAGTCCGACAAGGCCGCCCACGTCATCGGGTTGATGTCGGACATCGGGCACTGGAAGGACTTCGCCGAATTCCTTGACGCCGACAATGTCGGCGTCATGAAGTCGCCGGTCGTCACGGTCGGTGCCACGCCGAGCCTTCCCTACGACGGCGGCATCGGCTACGCCGTCGCGAAGTGGACCAAGGACCCCAAGGTAGCCGCCGACCTGGTGCGCTCCCTGACCTCGACCGACGCACTGAAGTCGTTCTACGCCGACGCGGGCGCCATCGCGGCCGACCGCACCGTGGACGTCTCGAGCGGTGGACCGGCCGTCGCCACCATCGTGTCCGAGATCGACCGTGGCAAACCCGCCCTGCACGTGGCCCTGTCGTCCAAGACCGCAGATTTGATGGGGCGGCTGTCTCAGCAATTGCTGAGCGGATCGGTCACGGTCGACGCGGCGGTCGAGCAGCTGGCGGCGTCCGACCAGGCGGGCTGA
- a CDS encoding mandelate racemase/muconate lactonizing enzyme family protein — MRITGYRTLTTAQRWGRPVGDANGVHDDGVVPVSVVLVETDEGITGVGLGPHVEAEVIFAAIDGQDPRAVTALYDRMLRHSFKPGHAGVVFGTIGAFDTALWDIKAQAVGEPLWRLLGGNDRMVHAYASGLDIGLTDDELVATYQVYAERGLRAAKLKGGLDIEHDRHRLSLVREVLTEAAHGTRPGLMLDANESWSRKQAVRHVRELERTLDLTWIEEPVRRWDADGLAAVSRGVRTAVASGENLTGLEQFRPLIAAGGVDIVQTAAVWGVTHFLRVAALAHAYDLPVSPIGNTPVALLHAATSVPNHLVSELQGLQPPIGIAMDLHVEDGAFVLGDTPGLGIRIDETVMTTVKTSARQRTAHAPDGPHIRPEQAGLRLLAVTPEPHRSTAEGTFDTIGMEDR, encoded by the coding sequence ATGCGCATCACCGGGTACAGAACCCTGACGACGGCACAGAGATGGGGCCGACCTGTCGGTGACGCCAACGGCGTCCACGACGACGGCGTCGTGCCCGTGTCGGTCGTCCTCGTCGAGACCGATGAGGGGATCACCGGGGTCGGCCTGGGACCGCACGTGGAAGCCGAGGTGATCTTCGCCGCCATCGACGGCCAGGACCCGCGCGCGGTGACCGCCCTCTACGACCGCATGCTGCGGCACTCCTTCAAACCCGGGCATGCCGGCGTGGTGTTCGGCACGATCGGCGCGTTCGACACGGCGTTGTGGGACATCAAGGCGCAGGCGGTGGGCGAGCCGCTGTGGCGGCTGCTGGGCGGCAACGACCGCATGGTCCACGCCTACGCCTCCGGCCTGGACATCGGCCTCACCGACGACGAGCTCGTCGCCACCTACCAGGTCTATGCCGAACGCGGGCTGAGGGCGGCGAAGCTCAAGGGCGGCCTGGACATCGAGCATGACCGGCACCGGCTGTCGCTGGTACGCGAGGTACTGACCGAGGCCGCGCACGGGACCCGGCCAGGGCTCATGCTGGATGCGAACGAGTCCTGGAGCCGCAAGCAGGCGGTGCGCCACGTCCGTGAATTGGAACGCACACTCGACCTGACCTGGATCGAGGAGCCGGTCCGGCGGTGGGACGCCGACGGCCTGGCCGCTGTCAGCCGTGGCGTACGGACGGCGGTCGCCAGTGGGGAGAACCTCACCGGCCTCGAGCAGTTCCGCCCGCTGATCGCGGCGGGAGGCGTCGACATCGTCCAGACGGCCGCGGTCTGGGGAGTCACCCACTTCCTGCGTGTCGCCGCGCTGGCGCACGCCTACGATCTGCCGGTCAGCCCGATCGGCAACACGCCTGTCGCGCTGCTGCACGCCGCGACGTCGGTGCCCAACCACCTCGTCAGCGAACTGCAGGGCCTGCAGCCGCCGATCGGCATCGCGATGGATCTGCACGTCGAGGACGGCGCCTTCGTGCTCGGCGACACGCCGGGCCTGGGCATCCGGATCGACGAAACGGTGATGACCACGGTGAAGACCTCGGCCCGTCAGCGAACGGCACACGCACCCGACGGACCGCACATACGGCCGGAGCAGGCCGGCCTGCGGCTGCTCGCTGTCACCCCCGAACCACACAGGTCCACCGCGGAAGGGACGTTCGACACCATAGGGATGGAGGATCGATGA
- a CDS encoding SDR family oxidoreductase: MKAVVHRGGHTLDIESRVAEAPAPAKEWGGRGVNVDAIAPGHVATHDTEALRAAPQHDQAILGRIPARRWRGPDDLAGATVFLAPSVSDRGNGIGLPVDGGRPGR, encoded by the coding sequence ATGAAAGCGGTTGTCCACCGTGGGGGCCACACCCTCGACATCGAGAGCCGGGTCGCCGAGGCGCCGGCCCCGGCGAAGGAGTGGGGCGGGCGCGGCGTCAACGTCGACGCCATCGCACCGGGCCACGTCGCCACCCACGACACCGAGGCGTTACGCGCGGCCCCCCAGCACGACCAGGCGATCCTTGGCCGGATCCCGGCCCGTCGCTGGAGAGGCCCCGACGATCTCGCCGGGGCCACGGTGTTCCTCGCCCCCTCGGTGTCGGACCGGGGCAACGGCATCGGTCTTCCCGTCGATGGCGGACGGCCGGGACGATGA
- a CDS encoding carbohydrate ABC transporter permease, which translates to MSPDGSSLRAARAGRTDAARAGRADAARAGRADAARAGEAGGDGGPPSKSSRVRSGRRAERLAPYVLVAPAVLIIVVLRLWPLGLGVNFSFTGDGESNGAPVGLDNYAELIDDPLFRTALRNVGLLVLLLPVAVAIPGLLATFIYLRVPGHRFFRSVYFFPAVLSPVIVGAIFNLLLAFDGPLNDVLGGSGIGPVDWLGDPDVAMFAVVGVHIWATSGMALVVFLAGLATLDPALLDAARVDGASLARMIWHVIIPGLARTIQFVVVTTMIGMLTSMFGLLYVMTSGGPEGATYLPEYYIWVQQGQMSRPALASAASTVLFLIMLVVGLLQVHLLRRAGRED; encoded by the coding sequence ATGTCACCCGATGGTTCGTCGCTCCGCGCGGCGCGAGCAGGGCGGACCGACGCGGCGCGAGCAGGGCGGGCCGACGCGGCGCGAGCAGGGCGGGCCGACGCGGCGCGAGCTGGCGAGGCGGGAGGTGACGGCGGCCCCCCGTCGAAATCTTCGCGAGTCCGCAGCGGCCGGCGCGCCGAACGCCTCGCCCCCTACGTCCTGGTCGCTCCCGCCGTCCTGATCATCGTGGTGCTCCGGCTCTGGCCACTGGGACTGGGTGTCAACTTCTCCTTCACCGGTGACGGCGAGAGCAACGGTGCCCCGGTGGGGCTCGACAACTACGCGGAGCTCATCGACGACCCGCTGTTCCGCACCGCGCTGCGCAACGTCGGACTGCTGGTGCTGCTGCTGCCGGTCGCAGTCGCGATCCCGGGACTGCTCGCCACCTTCATCTACCTGCGGGTGCCAGGACACCGGTTCTTCCGGAGCGTCTACTTCTTCCCGGCTGTGCTCTCACCGGTGATCGTCGGCGCGATCTTCAACCTGCTCCTGGCCTTCGACGGTCCGCTGAACGACGTGCTCGGTGGCTCAGGGATCGGCCCGGTCGACTGGCTCGGCGATCCCGACGTAGCCATGTTCGCCGTCGTCGGCGTGCACATCTGGGCGACATCAGGAATGGCGCTGGTGGTGTTCCTGGCCGGGCTCGCGACCCTGGACCCCGCACTTCTGGACGCCGCCCGGGTCGACGGCGCCTCGCTCGCGCGGATGATCTGGCACGTCATCATCCCGGGCCTGGCGCGCACCATCCAGTTCGTCGTCGTCACCACGATGATCGGGATGCTGACCTCGATGTTCGGGCTGCTCTACGTCATGACCAGTGGTGGCCCCGAAGGGGCGACCTACCTGCCGGAGTACTACATCTGGGTCCAGCAGGGGCAGATGAGCCGCCCGGCGCTCGCGTCGGCCGCGTCCACGGTCCTCTTCCTCATCATGCTGGTCGTGGGTCTGCTCCAGGTCCACCTGCTGCGCCGGGCGGGGAGGGAGGACTGA
- a CDS encoding carbohydrate ABC transporter permease, whose translation MSRLGPGRWLVAVPMVLLALATIYPLLFTANVAMKTRREYILDRFSLASTLRWDNLGTAWNSVGMGRYFLNSVIVVACAVALLLLIGSMAGFALAQVRFRGSSALALVCLAALFIPFQVIMVPLARIMADGGLIDTYPGLILAYVAQFLPFTVFLMTSYYRAVPTELVDAARIDGNTLYGVYRRIMLPMGAPALLSVGILDALFCWNDVLISLLMMPSADHRTLMVGITSLRGQYSADIPTFAAGVLIAGLPVLVTYLFLQRQIAEGVTAGATKG comes from the coding sequence ATGTCCCGCCTGGGGCCGGGCAGATGGCTGGTCGCCGTGCCGATGGTGCTCCTCGCCCTGGCGACGATCTACCCGCTGCTGTTCACCGCCAACGTCGCGATGAAGACCCGCCGGGAATACATCCTCGACCGGTTCTCCCTGGCAAGCACTCTCCGGTGGGACAACCTCGGCACCGCGTGGAACAGCGTCGGCATGGGGCGGTACTTCCTCAACTCCGTGATCGTGGTGGCCTGCGCCGTGGCGCTGTTACTGCTCATCGGGTCCATGGCCGGGTTCGCGCTGGCCCAGGTGCGGTTCCGTGGCTCGTCCGCGCTGGCTCTGGTCTGCCTCGCGGCACTGTTCATCCCGTTCCAGGTGATCATGGTGCCACTGGCCAGGATCATGGCCGACGGCGGTCTCATCGACACCTATCCGGGGCTGATCCTCGCCTACGTCGCGCAGTTCCTGCCGTTCACCGTCTTCTTGATGACGAGCTACTACCGGGCGGTGCCCACCGAGCTCGTCGACGCCGCACGGATCGACGGAAACACCCTGTACGGCGTCTACCGGCGCATCATGCTGCCGATGGGTGCTCCCGCACTGCTGTCGGTGGGCATCCTCGACGCGCTGTTCTGCTGGAACGACGTGCTCATCTCGCTGCTGATGATGCCGTCGGCGGACCATCGCACCCTGATGGTGGGCATCACTTCACTGCGCGGCCAGTACTCCGCCGACATCCCCACCTTCGCAGCCGGTGTCCTGATCGCCGGGCTACCCGTGTTGGTGACCTACCTGTTCCTGCAGCGCCAGATCGCCGAGGGCGTGACGGCCGGCGCGACGAAGGGCTGA